The proteins below are encoded in one region of Ferroplasma acidiphilum:
- a CDS encoding 50S ribosomal protein L41e — protein sequence MKRSSRDWKKKGNMRWKWRKKKIRRLKRARRASKQ from the coding sequence TTGAAACGAAGTTCAAGAGATTGGAAAAAGAAAGGAAACATGCGTTGGAAATGGAGAAAAAAGAAAATAAGAAGATTAAAGAGAGCCAGAAGAGCAAGCAAGCAATAA
- the hisF gene encoding imidazole glycerol phosphate synthase subunit HisF has product MLAKRIIGALDIAGDRVVKGVNFENVRDSGDPIQLAKRYESEGIDELVFLDIRATREKRNIMNMLVERVASEVYIPFTVGGGLTDIETMVKIIRNGADRIFINTYAVEHPEIIGEISDRIGSANTVIAIDSGRHNGNYYVYTHGGTLNAGVDAISWAQKAESLGAGELLVTSINTDGTKKGFDTELIEKITGSVNIPVIASGGAGSPADFLGAFQAGADGALAASIFHEGKYTANEIKKYLKENGVNVRL; this is encoded by the coding sequence ATGCTTGCAAAACGAATAATAGGGGCACTGGACATTGCCGGTGATAGGGTAGTAAAAGGTGTAAACTTTGAGAATGTAAGGGATTCCGGAGATCCTATCCAGCTTGCTAAACGCTATGAATCGGAAGGAATTGATGAACTTGTATTCCTCGATATCCGGGCAACCCGTGAGAAAAGGAACATTATGAATATGCTTGTTGAAAGGGTTGCCTCAGAGGTATATATCCCATTTACAGTAGGAGGCGGGTTAACGGATATAGAAACCATGGTAAAAATAATAAGGAATGGGGCAGACCGCATATTTATTAATACATACGCAGTTGAACACCCTGAAATAATAGGTGAAATATCGGATAGAATTGGTTCAGCCAATACAGTTATAGCAATAGATTCAGGCAGGCATAATGGAAATTATTATGTATACACCCATGGAGGAACTTTGAATGCTGGAGTTGATGCAATTTCATGGGCACAGAAAGCAGAGAGCCTTGGTGCAGGGGAGCTTCTGGTTACCTCTATAAACACAGATGGCACAAAGAAGGGATTTGATACGGAACTGATTGAAAAAATAACCGGAAGTGTCAATATACCTGTTATTGCCTCCGGTGGTGCCGGATCACCTGCAGATTTCCTTGGTGCATTCCAGGCCGGGGCGGATGGGGCACTTGCAGCTTCCATCTTCCATGAAGGGAAGTATACTGCAAATGAGATCAAAAAATACCTGAAGGAGAATGGTGTAAATGTCAGATTATGA
- a CDS encoding MFS transporter, with protein MTENETGSQIKIPGRSVITTLSAMGYFLDGYDLSVISVFTLVLVTFKPFHYDPFTESFVTGAALLGAFVGAVIFGHFADNIGRRYLYIFDLIFFAVFAILSALSTNIYEMIIFRFFVGWGVGADYALSPVYTTEMYPDKKRGAGYGWVWTFWSIGAGAAFAIGYVFYMINPLVGWRYTLAIGAIPAIVTVVLRTRMPESVRWDILEPGKSKLSAKDLDSIAERVGITKEDIKAIIAEREKEENIAAGSFTALFKGEYGKRTAIIWFQWILYDIAGYGIGLYSPIILTTLGISHSSSLLFSLIFNMPVGFLGAFGAVMLNDRLGRRPLQALGFGGMAIAMAMFFIASSAIASIGIIIGIAAFVIDYGIGNLGPGDTMGLYAIELLPTKLRSSSMGGATGITRIASFLAAFMFPLISASLGKSSFFFILLGLMVLAFVFTIFFTPETKGLTLEEIALASYKHVHGVPKLILPEAKKEQS; from the coding sequence ATGACAGAAAACGAAACTGGAAGTCAAATTAAAATTCCCGGCAGGTCAGTGATTACAACACTTTCCGCTATGGGGTATTTTCTGGATGGTTACGATTTGAGTGTGATATCCGTATTTACCCTTGTGCTTGTTACATTTAAGCCATTCCATTATGATCCATTTACGGAATCTTTTGTTACCGGCGCAGCACTTCTGGGTGCCTTTGTGGGTGCCGTTATTTTCGGGCATTTTGCCGATAATATTGGCAGGCGGTATCTGTATATATTCGATCTCATATTCTTCGCTGTATTTGCTATACTATCTGCGTTATCCACGAACATATATGAAATGATAATATTCAGGTTCTTCGTGGGCTGGGGAGTTGGAGCAGATTACGCTTTGAGTCCGGTATACACAACAGAAATGTACCCGGACAAAAAGAGGGGTGCAGGATATGGCTGGGTCTGGACATTCTGGAGCATCGGTGCAGGAGCGGCATTTGCAATCGGATACGTTTTTTATATGATAAACCCTCTTGTGGGATGGAGATATACACTGGCTATAGGTGCAATACCTGCAATAGTTACAGTAGTGTTAAGAACACGGATGCCAGAATCTGTGAGATGGGATATACTGGAGCCGGGCAAATCAAAATTATCCGCAAAAGACCTGGATTCAATAGCAGAACGGGTAGGGATTACAAAAGAGGATATAAAAGCTATAATAGCTGAAAGGGAGAAGGAAGAAAATATCGCCGCCGGTTCATTCACAGCACTATTTAAGGGGGAATATGGAAAACGTACGGCTATTATATGGTTCCAGTGGATACTCTATGATATAGCTGGATATGGTATAGGCCTTTATTCACCAATTATACTAACTACACTGGGAATATCACATAGTTCTTCACTACTGTTTTCCCTTATATTTAACATGCCGGTTGGATTCCTCGGTGCATTCGGTGCAGTAATGCTTAATGACAGGCTTGGCAGGAGGCCTTTGCAGGCTTTAGGATTCGGTGGAATGGCAATAGCCATGGCTATGTTCTTTATTGCATCCAGTGCGATAGCAAGCATAGGGATAATTATCGGAATTGCAGCATTTGTGATTGACTATGGCATAGGCAACCTTGGCCCCGGTGATACCATGGGATTATACGCAATAGAACTGCTTCCAACAAAATTGAGGTCTTCATCCATGGGTGGTGCTACAGGCATAACAAGGATAGCTTCTTTCCTTGCTGCGTTCATGTTTCCGCTTATAAGTGCATCACTGGGCAAATCATCGTTCTTCTTTATCCTTCTCGGTTTAATGGTTCTGGCCTTTGTATTTACAATATTCTTTACGCCAGAAACAAAGGGGTTAACCCTGGAAGAAATTGCTTTAGCATCCTATAAGCATGTCCATGGCGTGCCTAAACTCATATTGCCAGAAGCAAAGAAAGAGCAGTCATAA
- the purB gene encoding adenylosuccinate lyase, producing the protein MIVSPLDYRYGRDNVKNIFSEETRLNIMLNVEAAIAQAESYYGIIPEEAYADIRKVVDNNEVKIGRVKEIEAIINHDVMSIVEGLTEKCTTGKNYVHFGVTSNDINDSASAVQMKRAISIIISDLEDLGKALVSRIKENEETIMVGRTHGQHASPITLGLKFAVYLSEIGRHLERIQEARKRIIAGKILGPVGTGAALGKNALKIQEKTCEILGITHETGSTQIVGRDRYIEYLSIINNISVSMEKFATEIRNLQRPEIYELSEYFDSDKQVGSSSMPSKRNPIVSENIVSLARLTRSFIIPEYEAGVQWHERDLTNSALERFTIPYVSILADDIITKMTGVFSHLFINREEMKKRAYGDEFIMSESVTTTLTENGMPRQDAHEFVREASMHAYKQKKTLKETLVDMGILNHISEKILDRAMEPENFLGVSKEICEDAIKNFDNLQKYLAGEIYD; encoded by the coding sequence ATGATCGTTTCACCACTGGATTATCGATATGGCAGGGACAATGTAAAAAACATATTTTCAGAGGAAACAAGGTTAAATATTATGCTAAATGTTGAAGCTGCAATTGCCCAGGCCGAGTCATATTACGGCATCATACCTGAAGAGGCATATGCAGACATAAGAAAAGTTGTTGATAACAATGAAGTAAAAATAGGCAGGGTAAAGGAGATAGAGGCAATCATAAACCACGATGTAATGTCAATAGTGGAAGGTTTAACGGAAAAATGCACTACTGGAAAAAATTATGTGCATTTCGGTGTTACTTCCAATGACATAAACGACTCTGCCTCTGCAGTGCAGATGAAAAGAGCCATAAGCATAATAATATCTGACCTTGAGGATCTGGGCAAAGCCCTTGTAAGCAGGATAAAAGAAAATGAAGAGACAATAATGGTTGGTAGGACCCACGGGCAACATGCATCCCCTATAACACTGGGACTAAAGTTTGCTGTGTACCTTTCAGAGATCGGCAGGCATCTGGAGAGGATCCAGGAAGCAAGAAAACGGATTATTGCAGGCAAAATCCTTGGCCCGGTTGGAACAGGCGCTGCACTTGGAAAAAATGCCCTTAAGATTCAGGAAAAAACATGCGAAATACTGGGCATAACACACGAAACGGGATCAACCCAGATAGTTGGTAGGGATAGGTATATTGAATATCTTTCAATAATAAACAATATATCGGTATCCATGGAAAAATTTGCAACCGAAATACGGAATCTTCAAAGGCCGGAAATTTATGAACTTTCAGAATATTTCGATAGTGATAAGCAGGTAGGGTCAAGCTCCATGCCATCAAAGAGAAACCCCATAGTTTCCGAGAATATAGTTAGCCTTGCAAGATTAACAAGGTCATTTATAATTCCTGAATATGAGGCGGGAGTCCAGTGGCATGAGAGAGACCTTACCAACAGTGCACTGGAGAGATTTACCATACCATATGTATCCATACTCGCAGATGATATAATAACTAAAATGACCGGTGTATTTTCACATTTGTTTATAAACCGCGAAGAGATGAAAAAAAGGGCATATGGAGATGAGTTTATTATGTCTGAAAGTGTTACCACCACCTTAACGGAAAATGGCATGCCCAGGCAGGATGCCCATGAATTTGTCAGGGAGGCTTCAATGCATGCCTATAAACAGAAAAAAACGTTAAAGGAAACTCTGGTGGATATGGGTATTCTAAACCACATCTCTGAAAAAATACTTGATCGAGCTATGGAGCCTGAAAATTTCCTCGGTGTTTCAAAAGAAATATGCGAAGATGCAATAAAAAACTTTGATAACCTTCAAAAATACCTGGCAGGTGAGATATATGATTGA
- the hisB gene encoding imidazoleglycerol-phosphate dehydratase HisB, giving the protein MIRETKETVIEVDIGSESTIIETGDKILDHMMRTLFFYMGRNAKIKCSYDLRHHLWEDLGITIAMELTALKGEKPVKRFGSATMPMDESLIMVSLDISRAYINFQVDFRDAEGFELNLLYEFLWALARTMPMTLHVIKFSGTNSHHITENVFKALGVALGNALEGTEYTRSTKGIL; this is encoded by the coding sequence ATGATAAGGGAGACGAAGGAAACTGTGATAGAGGTGGATATCGGTTCAGAAAGTACAATAATAGAAACAGGGGATAAGATACTGGACCATATGATGCGCACATTGTTCTTCTACATGGGCAGGAATGCAAAAATTAAGTGTTCCTATGATCTCAGGCACCACCTGTGGGAAGATCTGGGTATTACAATTGCCATGGAGCTCACAGCCTTAAAGGGCGAAAAACCGGTAAAGAGGTTTGGAAGTGCAACAATGCCTATGGACGAATCACTCATAATGGTTTCTTTAGATATTTCAAGGGCATACATAAATTTCCAGGTTGATTTCAGGGATGCAGAGGGTTTCGAGTTGAACCTCCTCTATGAGTTCCTGTGGGCACTTGCCAGGACAATGCCCATGACACTGCATGTGATTAAGTTCAGTGGCACAAATTCACACCACATAACTGAAAATGTCTTCAAGGCTTTAGGGGTAGCCCTGGGAAATGCACTGGAAGGAACTGAATATACAAGGAGCACGAAGGGGATACTGTGA
- a CDS encoding universal stress protein codes for MKVLVSYDGSEGAREALKYALELKCTVDEYYIVYVIPTIVGISASFDSYIPQSVYEGQDKTADQILEKAKKVLDKEEAKYELIKISSNGEEIPKIILKTAEEKGINLIVTGTRKLHGFSKLILGSVSSGIIAHSNIPVTVVPPKE; via the coding sequence ATGAAAGTTTTAGTATCATATGATGGATCAGAGGGGGCTAGAGAGGCGCTTAAATATGCCCTTGAATTAAAATGCACTGTTGATGAATATTATATTGTTTATGTTATACCCACAATAGTTGGAATCAGTGCGAGCTTCGATTCCTATATACCACAATCTGTTTATGAAGGGCAGGATAAAACTGCCGACCAGATCCTGGAAAAAGCAAAAAAAGTTCTGGATAAAGAAGAAGCTAAATACGAACTTATAAAGATAAGTTCTAATGGAGAGGAGATACCGAAAATCATTCTAAAAACAGCAGAGGAGAAAGGAATTAACTTAATAGTCACAGGCACAAGGAAATTGCATGGTTTCAGTAAACTCATACTAGGGTCTGTAAGTTCTGGAATTATAGCACACTCCAATATTCCAGTTACAGTTGTTCCCCCAAAGGAATAA
- a CDS encoding 30S ribosomal protein S17e: MGSIRPSNIKRISEELVDNNKDLFNEDFNHNKEILHSFIEKTVTKKTANAIAGYITRYILKKKSKEKNELEQLGLA, encoded by the coding sequence ATGGGAAGCATAAGGCCGTCTAACATAAAAAGAATTTCTGAAGAATTAGTTGATAATAACAAGGATCTTTTCAATGAGGATTTTAACCATAATAAGGAGATTTTACACAGTTTTATAGAGAAAACTGTAACGAAAAAAACTGCAAATGCCATTGCAGGTTATATAACAAGATATATACTTAAAAAGAAATCCAAAGAAAAGAATGAACTGGAACAACTTGGATTAGCATAA
- a CDS encoding chlorite dismutase family protein: MTIYMYVLAYKMNGKFWALTDKEKENVNSNIIHFINNYRKNLISIKYYKSIRHDNDILIWSASDTPINLEGLKEGINSAIGIYGKSEYSMFSLYEHSPYVNATNSLEDTLKTEPKKYFVVYPMSKDREWYLINYEERKKILAGHIGTARSDKESPGIISYTTYSFGLGDQEFVVLYELDDLAAWSHVTEKLREVMARKWIINEAPIFVGIYNGDKLVI, encoded by the coding sequence ATGACAATATATATGTACGTCCTTGCTTATAAAATGAATGGCAAATTCTGGGCACTTACGGACAAAGAAAAAGAAAATGTAAACAGCAACATTATACATTTCATTAATAATTACAGAAAAAACCTTATCAGTATAAAATACTACAAATCAATAAGGCATGACAATGATATCCTTATCTGGTCAGCCTCTGACACGCCGATTAACCTTGAAGGGCTAAAGGAAGGAATAAACTCTGCCATTGGAATCTATGGAAAAAGTGAATACAGCATGTTCTCACTCTACGAGCATTCTCCATATGTAAATGCAACAAACAGCCTGGAAGATACCTTGAAAACAGAACCCAAAAAATATTTTGTGGTATACCCTATGAGCAAGGATAGGGAATGGTACCTGATCAATTATGAAGAGAGAAAAAAGATACTGGCGGGACACATAGGAACTGCCAGAAGCGACAAGGAAAGCCCGGGAATAATATCCTATACAACATACTCATTCGGATTGGGAGACCAGGAATTTGTGGTTCTTTATGAACTGGATGACCTTGCTGCATGGTCACATGTAACAGAAAAATTGAGGGAGGTTATGGCAAGAAAATGGATAATAAATGAAGCTCCGATATTTGTTGGAATATACAATGGGGATAAACTGGTGATTTAA
- a CDS encoding HisA/HisF-related TIM barrel protein: MIDIYPAIDIYNGEAVSLENGKIEKIESFGDPVKFAQKFSSISGKLHIVDLNGAFTGNPANTNLIKSIRKNVKSFIQAGGGYRTMESIETGYSLGIDSIIIGTASLDKKILEEVSEKYKNITISIDAYNGYIKYNGWADGAGISYRDFYSMVKGMANRFIFTAINSDGTGHISRIEKFWDEGYFMYAGGVNSIDDLKKLESMGFNGAIIGKALYNGNIKIEELKCLQNE, from the coding sequence ATGATAGATATATATCCTGCTATTGATATTTATAATGGTGAAGCAGTATCCCTTGAAAACGGGAAGATAGAAAAAATTGAGTCATTTGGAGACCCGGTAAAATTTGCACAGAAATTTTCTTCAATCTCGGGCAAATTGCATATCGTTGACCTTAATGGGGCCTTCACAGGAAATCCTGCCAATACCAATCTTATCAAAAGCATAAGGAAAAATGTGAAATCTTTTATTCAGGCAGGAGGTGGCTACCGGACAATGGAATCCATCGAAACAGGCTATAGCCTTGGAATTGATAGCATTATAATAGGCACAGCTTCCCTTGATAAAAAAATTCTGGAGGAAGTTTCAGAAAAATATAAAAATATAACCATCAGCATAGATGCATACAATGGCTATATCAAATACAACGGATGGGCAGATGGGGCGGGAATCAGTTACCGTGATTTTTATTCCATGGTAAAGGGCATGGCAAACCGTTTTATATTTACGGCAATAAATAGCGATGGTACCGGGCATATAAGCAGGATAGAGAAATTCTGGGATGAAGGATATTTTATGTATGCCGGTGGCGTAAACTCGATTGATGACCTGAAGAAACTTGAAAGTATGGGGTTTAATGGTGCCATAATTGGTAAGGCCCTTTATAATGGGAATATAAAAATAGAGGAATTAAAATGCTTGCAAAACGAATAA
- a CDS encoding YrhK family protein: MLEHVDTGTHLYFLHMLQDNGMGIQFKWKEIKDISVAIFGDSIFDDIVKNEIVDTCSDNEILEVTNLNNIDSNLPRSQRESLYSAIIKFLSTDENVPGIMEIIYASRKIGRAIIDSINMNIIINKLEDRYINLRIAMAMASSMDFYYSVPFRSFCKTRLDKVQFSFDNYEKYLGDMWFIKIVLAMKDNTGEGLAYVKFPENSRLNYIETINGMAAGGLLASLFLHSAEFLSDTRVISAINRYEYNEIKKQRAGKFYGWVAIGNDVAIGLEFLSGSILFLSQADYFYGVYLFIAASIQLLVKPGIEIFRRARVSTMKKNK, translated from the coding sequence ATGCTGGAACACGTGGACACTGGTACCCATCTCTATTTTCTCCATATGTTGCAGGATAACGGCATGGGAATCCAGTTCAAATGGAAGGAAATTAAAGATATTTCTGTTGCAATATTTGGAGATAGCATATTTGATGACATTGTTAAGAATGAAATTGTGGATACATGCTCCGATAATGAAATACTTGAAGTAACCAATCTGAATAATATAGATTCGAACCTGCCACGATCTCAACGTGAATCCCTATACAGCGCAATTATAAAGTTTCTTTCCACGGACGAAAACGTGCCAGGAATAATGGAAATAATATATGCGTCCCGTAAAATAGGGAGGGCTATAATTGATTCTATTAACATGAATATTATAATAAATAAATTAGAGGATAGGTATATAAATTTAAGAATAGCTATGGCAATGGCGTCATCCATGGACTTTTACTACTCTGTACCATTCAGGTCTTTCTGTAAAACAAGGCTGGATAAGGTTCAATTTTCTTTTGATAATTATGAAAAATATCTTGGCGACATGTGGTTTATAAAAATAGTGCTGGCTATGAAAGACAATACAGGTGAAGGCCTGGCATACGTAAAATTTCCGGAAAATTCGAGGTTAAATTATATTGAAACAATAAACGGCATGGCTGCCGGCGGGCTTCTGGCGTCATTGTTCTTGCACAGCGCAGAGTTCTTGAGTGATACCAGGGTAATTTCGGCTATAAACCGGTACGAATATAATGAAATAAAGAAGCAGAGAGCAGGCAAGTTTTATGGCTGGGTCGCTATAGGCAATGATGTGGCAATAGGCCTTGAGTTTCTAAGTGGCAGCATATTATTTTTAAGCCAGGCAGATTACTTCTATGGAGTATACCTTTTCATAGCCGCGAGCATACAGTTGCTTGTTAAGCCAGGTATTGAAATATTCCGGAGAGCAAGAGTTTCCACAATGAAGAAAAATAAATAA
- a CDS encoding rhodanese-like domain-containing protein yields the protein MSIKNYFRGSDYFNQPQELENLTPEKLTALKEKYPVIDVRTGFEYRHGHIKGAIPYKLGKEDEIEKKFPKDEPIILICKTGHRSRAAANRLVRKGYKKLYHLEGGMDKWRKENFPVEK from the coding sequence ATGTCGATAAAAAATTATTTCAGGGGTTCTGATTATTTTAATCAGCCACAGGAACTGGAAAACCTTACGCCAGAGAAACTTACTGCCTTGAAGGAAAAATATCCTGTAATTGATGTACGCACTGGCTTTGAATACAGGCATGGGCATATAAAGGGTGCTATACCCTATAAACTTGGAAAAGAAGATGAAATAGAGAAAAAATTTCCAAAGGACGAACCTATTATTCTTATATGCAAAACCGGTCACCGTAGCCGTGCAGCGGCAAACAGGCTTGTTAGGAAAGGATATAAAAAGTTATACCACCTTGAAGGCGGTATGGATAAATGGAGAAAGGAAAATTTTCCAGTAGAAAAATAA
- the hisIE gene encoding bifunctional phosphoribosyl-AMP cyclohydrolase/phosphoribosyl-ATP diphosphatase HisIE: MSDYDLKFEGLMPVVVQDSETKEVLTLAYMDEEAYRKSMETGLMHYYSRSKQRVRMKGEASGNIQEIKDVMIDCDNDSLLFMVKQKGAACHLGTKSCFREIGTPVVVGNINYSLEVLLELESLIAKTKNTPRKNSYTTELFESGEENIKKKVGEEAVESILAQGKDRIVYETADLLYHLLVFLSYENIKLSDIMDELSKRRKN, encoded by the coding sequence ATGTCAGATTATGATTTAAAATTTGAAGGGCTCATGCCCGTTGTTGTACAGGACAGTGAGACAAAAGAGGTTCTAACGCTTGCATATATGGATGAAGAGGCATACCGGAAAAGCATGGAAACAGGCCTCATGCATTATTATTCAAGATCTAAGCAGCGGGTAAGGATGAAGGGGGAAGCCAGTGGAAATATACAGGAAATAAAGGATGTTATGATAGACTGTGATAATGACTCCCTCTTATTCATGGTAAAACAGAAGGGTGCTGCCTGCCACCTGGGAACCAAAAGCTGCTTCAGGGAAATTGGAACTCCGGTTGTTGTGGGAAATATAAATTATTCACTGGAAGTCCTCCTTGAACTTGAATCATTAATAGCTAAAACCAAAAACACACCCAGGAAAAATTCATACACAACGGAACTTTTTGAATCCGGAGAGGAGAACATAAAGAAAAAGGTTGGTGAAGAAGCAGTTGAATCAATACTGGCACAGGGCAAGGACAGGATTGTATATGAAACTGCAGACCTGCTATACCATCTTCTTGTATTCCTCTCATACGAAAATATAAAACTATCCGATATAATGGATGAACTATCAAAAAGGAGAAAAAATTAA
- the hisH gene encoding imidazole glycerol phosphate synthase subunit HisH, with amino-acid sequence MIAIIDINTGNLSNINRIVRGKVTSDPYEIEKSEKIIFPGVGSFQYVSQIIKPIKDLLVERIKSGIPYLGICLGLEILFENSEEGPGNGLGVFNGTVKKFNGVKTPHMGWNTVNVKSPSKIMEGIGNDSFFYFMHSYYVPENQYTVMETEYGNKFASGIEMGNIYGVQFHPEKSGNDGIRVLKNFGGLK; translated from the coding sequence GTGATAGCAATTATCGATATTAATACAGGAAACCTTTCCAATATAAATAGAATAGTCAGGGGAAAAGTAACCAGCGATCCATATGAAATAGAAAAATCTGAAAAAATAATTTTTCCGGGAGTGGGGTCTTTCCAGTATGTATCACAAATTATTAAGCCTATTAAGGATCTGCTGGTAGAGAGAATAAAGTCCGGGATTCCATATCTTGGAATATGCCTCGGGCTGGAAATCCTCTTCGAAAACAGCGAAGAAGGCCCCGGCAACGGATTAGGAGTATTCAATGGAACTGTAAAGAAGTTTAATGGTGTAAAAACTCCCCATATGGGATGGAATACAGTAAATGTAAAATCCCCTTCAAAGATTATGGAAGGCATAGGGAATGACTCATTCTTTTATTTTATGCATTCCTATTATGTCCCTGAAAATCAATATACAGTTATGGAGACAGAATACGGAAATAAATTTGCTTCAGGAATCGAAATGGGAAATATCTACGGGGTGCAGTTTCACCCTGAAAAATCTGGAAACGATGGCATAAGGGTATTGAAAAATTTTGGAGGTTTGAAATGA
- a CDS encoding glutamate decarboxylase gives MVSRKMNPERKIYGTYSNRDFNNPVPEFEFPEEGMASRAAYEMIHEELKLDGIPELNLATFVTTYMEPEAKNLYMENAHKNFIDSFEYPQIKKEETRIVNILSRLYNAPEGKDFTGTSTIGSSESIMLALLAHKWNWKSKMEALKKDTSKPNIVFGADTHVVWDKFAKYFDVEARVVPLDANTKVVDPEKLIENVDENTIAVGAVLGTTFTGAFDDVKRINSLLEELKSKKGLDIPIHVDAASAGFITPFIEPELEWDFRLSHVKSINVSGHKFGLVYPGIGWLLFKDKADLPDDLVFYVNYLGDDMPTYTLNFSKSAANIAPQYYNIIRLGKSGYRNIAENIMKNAKYLADKIGEFPELEVVSRAEHIPVVTFRQKKAGSYTLFDLSAAIRSYGWIVPAYSLPDNAKDTVLMRVVVREGFSRDLADIFLENLQQSMERLSGKGIEKSKISSRRGHAVS, from the coding sequence ATGGTATCTAGAAAGATGAATCCTGAAAGAAAGATTTATGGAACTTATAGCAACAGGGATTTTAATAATCCAGTGCCTGAATTTGAATTTCCGGAGGAGGGAATGGCGTCCAGGGCTGCATATGAAATGATACATGAGGAATTAAAGCTTGATGGAATTCCAGAATTAAATCTGGCAACTTTCGTTACAACATATATGGAACCGGAAGCAAAAAATCTGTATATGGAAAATGCACATAAAAATTTCATAGATAGTTTCGAATACCCCCAGATAAAAAAGGAAGAAACGAGAATTGTCAATATACTCTCGAGGCTCTACAATGCGCCGGAGGGAAAAGATTTTACCGGAACATCAACAATAGGTTCTTCTGAATCTATAATGCTGGCATTGCTGGCACACAAGTGGAACTGGAAGTCTAAAATGGAAGCCCTGAAAAAGGATACGTCAAAGCCCAACATTGTCTTTGGTGCCGATACACATGTGGTATGGGATAAATTTGCAAAATATTTTGATGTTGAAGCAAGGGTAGTCCCACTTGATGCAAACACAAAGGTGGTTGACCCCGAAAAGCTTATAGAAAATGTTGATGAGAATACAATAGCTGTTGGTGCAGTGCTTGGAACAACTTTTACAGGTGCTTTTGATGATGTTAAACGCATAAATTCACTTCTGGAAGAATTAAAATCTAAAAAAGGTTTAGATATTCCAATACACGTGGATGCTGCAAGTGCAGGTTTCATAACACCTTTCATAGAACCGGAACTTGAATGGGATTTCAGGCTCAGCCACGTAAAATCCATAAACGTTTCAGGACATAAATTCGGGCTTGTGTATCCTGGCATAGGATGGCTTCTCTTCAAGGATAAAGCCGACCTGCCCGATGATCTGGTATTTTACGTTAATTACCTTGGAGATGATATGCCCACATATACGCTTAATTTCTCTAAAAGTGCTGCAAACATAGCACCACAGTACTATAACATAATAAGGCTTGGAAAATCAGGTTACCGCAATATAGCGGAAAATATAATGAAGAATGCGAAATATCTTGCAGATAAAATAGGGGAATTTCCGGAGCTGGAGGTTGTAAGCAGGGCAGAACATATACCTGTTGTAACGTTCAGGCAGAAGAAAGCTGGCAGTTACACCCTCTTCGACCTCTCCGCCGCAATCAGGAGCTATGGCTGGATTGTACCGGCATATTCCCTGCCGGATAATGCGAAGGATACGGTGCTTATGAGGGTTGTAGTCCGCGAAGGCTTTAGCAGGGACCTTGCCGATATATTCCTTGAAAATTTACAACAGTCTATGGAAAGATTATCCGGAAAGGGAATAGAAAAATCAAAAATTTCAAGCCGCAGGGGGCATGCTGTCTCCTGA